GGAGGCGTTGGCTGCTAAATCAAGCAGAAGAAATTACCGCGCTGTAAAATAGCAGGCTCCGAGAAGTAAAAAAGCATTTTGACATCGGGTGAGTCACTGTGTTCATGTCTTCACGTCGAGGGCCCTAAGGCGTGAGATAAAAAACATACTACTTGGTGCAAATTAGAAAACAGGCGCCCCATAACCTTCCAAGCTGCAGAAGAACGGGCTCCACAGATGGAATCCTAAATTGTCGCTAAAATATCCAGGGTTAGCTTGTACGAGTGAATACCATGAATAACTTCCGATGCCGGGCCAACCGTAACTGAGACTACCGGTAAAAGCTGTGCTCGAAGGATACAACGTCAGGCCTGCCGTGCAATGCTGTGCTGCAACAGGTCAAGGCGTAGCCCAGGTATTAAAGTCAAAGCTAGTGAGTCCATAATTTGGAGGACTAAACGTTTGTGGAAACCATGAGGAGTACCCCAAACTATCCCCACTATAACGTATCGGCGTTGGTGAGGAAGTGTGCAAAGAGCCGGACAGGAATGAAGTCGCACCTTGTGCGGTGCTTGTAGCCGCACTCAGATCTGCGTGTCTGGTGTCAGGCAACTCAAAACGAGGAGGAGACCCGATAGGTACGGGTAAAGCTGGTGATGGTACAGCTGTTGGCGTAGCATCGACAACTACTTCAGGAGTTTCAGAACCACCACCTGACAGTCCACCATGTGCATTTGTTAGATTGTCGAATACCAGTTCGCGTCCGCCAGATTCAGTAGCCGGGGATATGACACTGCCATCTTTTCCTGAAGTAGCAGCAGGAAGCGTACTTTCTGCAACTGCGGTTACTGCTAACTCTCCAGGTCCTGGAGTACCAGCAGCGCCACTTGAAGGTCCACTAAGCGTCGTTGTTCTATTGGTGGATACTAGTTCTCTCTTGCCCGCTTCAGTAGCTGATTTTGGGAGATTGCCTCCTGTTTCTGAGGTCGCAGGTAGCAGATTACCCCCTGCACCTACCGCAACTTCTAACCCTCCAGCTCCTGGAGTACCAGCAGAGCCACTTGACGGTTCACTAAGCGTACTTGTTCCATTGGTGGAGACCAGTTCACTTTTGCCAGCTTCAGTATCTGTGGTTATGAGGTTGCCTCCCGTTCCTAAGGTCACTGGAGAAAGTGTACCCCCTGCACCTACGGCAATTGCTAACCCTCCAGCTCCTGGAGTACCAGCAGAGACACTTGACGGTCCACTAAGCACACTTGTTCCATTGGTGGACAACCGTTCACTATTGCCAGCTTCAGTATCTGTGTTTATGACGTTGCCTCCCATTCCTGAGGTCACTGGAGAAAGAGTACCCCCTGCACCTACGGCAACTACTAATCCTCCAGCTCCTGGAGTACCAGCAGAAACACTTGACGGCCCACTAAGCGTACTTGTTCCATTAGTGGACACCCGTTCACTTTTGCCAGCTTCAGTATCTGTGTTTATGAGGTTGCCTCCCATTCCTGAGGTCACTGGAGAAAGAGTACCCCCTGCACCTACGGCGAATGCTAATCCTCCAGCTCCTGGAGTACCAGCAGAAACACTTGAAGGTCCACTAAGCGTACTTGTTCCATTGGTGGACACCCGTTCACTTTTGCCAGCTTCAGTATCTGTGTTTATGAGGTTGCCTCCCGTTCCTGAGGTCATTGGCGGAAAAGTACCCCCTGCACCTACGGCAACTGCAAACCCTCCAGCTCCTGGAGTACCAGCAGAGACACTTGACGGTCCACTAAGCGTACTTGTTCCATTGGTGGACACCCGTTCACTTTTGCCAGCTTCAGTATCTGTATTTATGAGGTTGCCTCCCATTCCTGAGGTCACTGGAGGAAGAGTACCCCCTGTACCTACGGCAAGTGCTAATCGTCCAGCTCCTGGAGTACCAGCAGAGACACTTGACGGTCCACTAAGCGTACTTGTTCCATTAGTGGACACACGTTCACTTTTGCCAGCTTCAGTAGATGAGTTTATCAGGTTGCCTCCCGTTCCTGAGGTCGCTAGGAGAAGAGTACTCCCTGTACCTACGGCGACTGCTAACCCTCCAGCTCCTGAAGCACCACTTGGCCGCGCACCCTGGACGCTTGGTCCTCTACTTGCCGATATATTTTGCGTAGAAACAGGCGACGCTGCAACCACTGATTGCCCCGAGACACGGCCTGGCATATTCGGGGTTTCAGTAGGCTGTCTTTCTCCACCAGTATGCTCACTCTTGCTAGACATAAGCAGGGGACACATTTTCTGAAGAACGCACGTCTTCTTGCCGTCTCGCTCCAGTTCAGCGTATCCTTTATTGCAGACGCATGCGCCTTTGCTGTTACATTTGATGTCACATGCCTTTGGTGGGTTTTGTCCACACTTGGGAAGGCAATTTGAAACGCACGACTGGAAACTTGAGTTTGCTGGACATTTTGAATGACAATAGCTGATCTGCATGCACATGCCGGGGAACCTTGGATTCCTGCATATAAAAATAGCAcgctttcattttttaaatataaataATAGGTACAAAGAATATATTCCTTATTTGTCTGCCTCACCATCAAAAAGTATAGGTGTACTGACTGCTAAATAGTATATGCTCTATGCGAGACACTCAATTCAATCATAGGCTGAAGATAGCTGAAGTCAAACATTCACGTATACAGAAATAAAAAAGCCAACTAAAGAACCATGCTGTGTTTTGACTAACGTAAGACTTAGAGCGGAAACAATATCAAAACTTCATGAACGTTAATATGAGTGCATGTTTCGTGCACACTAACCAGCAGACCCTCCTATGGTTCTAATTACTCGTAAAAAGGCACTGCACTAATGGTGGAATGGCCACTAGGAGATTAAACGTGCTTGCGTATTCAATAAAAAGATTATGAACGCAGGaaaactcatgaatatgcattatTATGAAATATTACAGCCTTTCATTTATAGGTAAATAGCTGAAAACCGCAATTTGGCCTTCGAAGAGCTGTGATCGGGAATTATCTGATATATTAAAGGCGTTCGAAACCCCATACtgccatcttttcttttgcaaGGTGCACACAAATGCTGAAGCCATGGAAAGCATAGCGAGCACGGTTCGTAATATTTTAATGAAATGGAGTAATTATGACACAAAGGGAAATAAAATGGACGTACAAACACACCGGTGGTGGAGACTCCATCCACAAACCAGACATTGGGCTCAGTATCCAACGTGGTCGTGATATAAAATTATACTCGTACTCTCATGCGAGTGTCCGTCAAACTGGATGTAGAATGTTCTTGTGTAATAATAGCCCACACTACATAAATATACTTTACAAAATCTTGTTGTACTCCTGAAAAGCTATTTTGTGAGAACAAATTGCACATTCACACAGATCAAAGAGTACTTACACTACATAGCCAGGCGGACAGTCACAGCCTGCTGTGCACGGCTTGTTACATGGCGAGCCGAATGGCCTTTCACAGGTTGCCGGGCATGCAGGCATGCATGTGCGATAGTCTCTTTGCCATCGGAACTTGCAAGGGAAGCACTTTATGCGTGGAATGCAGTCGCCCCAAGAGTTTCGAAGGTAACCCCGCTTGCAAAGGCAGGTACGTAGCTTTTGGCGCTGCCAAGTGGGTGTGAACAATGGTCTGCAGAAGGAGTCCTGCTCTGGTTTACCCGTTACTGGAACTTCCAAGGGTCCGCAGGCGGCACGGCCACATCCTCCGGATTCTGCAAATGCAAACAAATTTTAGCCTTGATGCGCGCTTCAAAACaagtaaataaaagaaaaacgtgTTGTATCGCGTTGCGTCACTATCTGAAATTCGGTACAGGTCTCCCCTTAACGCTTACACCTTTCACGAACTGTGCCTGGGCAGGCGCTAACGTGAGAATTCTAATGCAGATTTGCACTGGAAGCCGCCGTAGCCAAAAAATATTCGCCATTGAAGTTAGTTCGCAATGTAACAGAATATTGCAATGCATCCTTACTTTTGAATTGTACTTAACAATAAGTTAAGTATTGTATCTTTTGGAAACTGTCGATATCATAGTTACATTACAGTGATAATACAGATGGCAGATATCTGATATGAAAATGATCAGATGTAAGCTGATCAATCTTGAAGACAATAACTGTGAAGAAAACGAAGTGTTACGCTTAATGTGACCTGCGCGTTTCTTATAAATGGCAGTATGCCCAAAAGTGTCCTTGTTGGTGAAGGCATGACACCTGCGAACAGGCGCGGCACGTAAGCATTCGGATGCGATAACCTGATAGCTCGCTCAAGCAGCCCCCCTTTTTATCATGTGACTTTTAACACTGTGAATGGCGTGATTTTGTCAGAACAATCGGTTGTCCCTTTGAACAGCTATGAAAGGGATTGAAACATCAACTTTGTGGCTTGCGTGTAGTTTGTTTCAAACGTTTCCCATTTGTCCATGAACCATGTCACATGTTCGAGGATGCATGCCTCGTagataaaaaagtcagtttcgccgcaagggcgaagtaatgagtGCGACAGCATCAAAATataatgccacacgaagaacggcaagcagctcgatactttcaGCGCGCCGCTCAAATGCAAATGACTCACGAAACGAACCCAGACAGGACAACAGCGAACTAGCAATGGTCACAGCTCGACCAGAGCCGCTTGCTTAAAAGCACTTTGTTTGTCGAGTGGCCGTGGCTGATANNNNNNNNNNNNNNNNNNNNNNNNNNNNNNNNNNNNNNNNNNNNNNNNNNNNNNNNNNNNNNNNNNNNNNNNNNNNNNNNNNNNNNNNNNNNNNNNNNNNGCTCTGCgagcgtggcgctaaccactacgccacaaaacgcagatcttaggtagctaatggcgagcgttatatacacacccttaccGCTGGCAGCACTCCgacacggcaggcgcttataaccgtttcttcattaccagcgagatggcgcgaggagcgcaatgggcgcatttaaaagtcgtcggccagctcgctcgcttctgctAAATTTGCGGACGGAGAACCTTGccctccgctgtctgctcgccgTGGTATTTGCTGCCGGGGCCCGTGATGTTTCTGTAGCGTAGCAGCGCgctccatcacgggccgcttttctcgctatcgcattcattgcttcgcccttgcggcgaaactctgactttttttttctgtgccggTAACTACACGACTGGCTTAAACTGCTACGCTGTTAAAATAGGTTCCCAGAAGAGAGCTGCCTGCCTGTTCTcgctattttctctttctttctgcgtgtattttttttcttcatttactttCTCCCTGTTTTTGATATCTATTTttggtctctgtttatttctatttctgtatttctctctctacctttttaacacgaaagtgttttatgccggggtccaccaagacttcactgacgtatttccgtcacggatatgacgttcttaaaatgtacacgacataatacaaagaaaaaaaaaaccagaataaAAGTCCACAAACGTAgaaaatttgggaatcgaacccacgacctctcggtccgcgacgatagatcgccgagcgtttaacccattgcgccacaaacgcgTTGCAGGGGGCTACACacacgcgccttatatatctaacactcctccgtgtaactgcgctcttgctcggggcggtgccgccgcctacgagcagaaaagagaagtactgcattatgacactaccgcgcaccgacagtgaacgcttcggtggtctcagcactaccACGCCTCGATGCCACcattcgaagggacgctggcatcaagaagcactaccaacgcccacctaggtggcgttcgccctactcagcacagcggagcgtggcctccgcaattagctctgaaaatgtttctgaagtgaTCGCGGAGGCTGTAATTGCGACGCGCTgtacgcgctgatttgactcggtgacgattcagttacgtgtttcgtctttcgcgttgtgctagcgtgtgcagcgtagtgcagcttccatatgcacccacggtgtttctccgctgtccATTGATAAGAGTGTGATGGCAGCGACTACGAGAACTGTGGTATTAAGCGCtgtcgaaagacaacgacgtcggcgagctaacgtcgcgctAGTGAatttggtgcagcgatggacacgccaggggggagcgggaggccttcgcgcgttcacggctcaagctgagaactctgcctctcgctttccagaaatTGACCGCAACGCGACCCTACTGGCTGCCAtcacacaccgaaccaagaccgaaatgatcgtatCTTCGCAGAAGCGaccgccagcgggacgccgctcgacaatacgacgcaggatgcccagcacaccacaggatggtccacgaccagcaaatcatgcacccttcgctgcagcggaccgcgagttcaccaaacgattcagtgacaacccgttcggtttAGCCTGCACCGTTTGCGAACAGTCACATGTtatttgcgcgatgctccggcgcgtgcaatgcaaTGTCCGGACAATGTATCCCAGTCGCGAGTCTTTCgaagacttccgcttatgtgccaactgtttcactttcgtgttctataccgattcctatatagAGGATCAGCCACATGTTTTTCTGTCCCTTGCCCTCTCTCTCTTCTATTCTTTTCTCTGCTCATTATTTCTGgctgcctctttctttctataactttctttgtctctcctctctctttctgtgtacccgttctctcgctcatcagagGTACTGCAGCGCACGCAGGAAAtaccggcgcacgtgttctaggagcgaagccgGAGATGGAGAAGAAGATGGCTCATGCCCGTTGATGATGATTATAGCTTTTGTTCGCTCTGCACGACTGCCAGTCGGTTAagaagctccgctgttaaaaagatCATATTAAATACTTAGTTATCACGTAACGTGATGTACTTAGTACATTCATGTATCGTGCCGGATTCGTAGATTCTTGGTTGCCCAGGTAGCGGATCTATGGCAACAAAACAAGATCACAATCATCATCCGGCGTGTGACCTTGTTCGAAAGGTGAACCAGCTGCGTGGGAGTGGCGGGGTGGAGGGGGGCGGAGCGCAAGTCACGGCCATGGAGCGCTCCCCGCCAACACACCACCCTGAAGAAGCGCCAATGCCGAGCCCTCGAATGGAACCGCCGGCGAAGAAAGCCGCATCTCCAGGTCCATCAAAAACCTCCTGGACGCCCATGCCAGCACAAGAACGAGCAATGGCGCCGCACCGGAGCCGAGCAGACGAGACGTTGCTGTTGGCACTGACGGCTCGGAGGAGTTCTCGGAGGAGGAGCTGGCGAAGCTGCGCAGAGAATTCGAGTGGTACGACAAAGACGGCGATGGCCAGATCACCGCCGAGGACCTGGGCGCCATGATGAGCGTACTGGGCTTCAACCTGACCCAGGAGGAGCTCGAGATGGAGATCGCAGAGGTAGACAGGATGGATGGCGACGGAATGATAAATTTCTCCGAATTCGTCGCCAAGAATGCAGGTGACATTACGCTCCCCGACATTACGCCGCGCGACAGTACGCCCACGGCAGAAGAAATCCGCGTGATATTCCAGGTGAGTACGCCTATCCTTTGGTTCACCGCCTTCCCCTCCGGTGCGAATTATTGCATCGGTCTCGTAAAGCAATCAGCTTGCGATACACCAAAGGGTTGCACAGCGTGGGAGCACTGTAACAAGAGTATGCGGCGCTTCCGGATTAGACGTGTCCGAGTCCCACACATCATGGGAAGCAAGGTGGTTATTACATTGCCGGTGGGCGCTCGtgtcaacaaagaaagcacttcAGGGAGCCACTTAAAGCTAAAAGCCATTCCATAGGAGTTTATGACCTCGAATATGCTTATCAATACGTCTTGCCAAAACTAGGGGCCAATGAAGTGATGCTGCCGCACCCATATTTATAAATCCACGATACATTCGTTCGCACATCTAATCAGATCGCGGCACAGCGTAAAAATAACGTGCCGAGGTGGAACCGCTGTCACGTCAACGCCACTTTCCCCACATAACCGTATGAATCAAATAAAGTTAGGCGGGCAGTGGCTGGTTAAATAAGCGTAGGCGGGCTAAACTCTTCTACCTTTTTAGCCTTCACAATGGCTCTTTTTTAGCGCTTCTTGCAGTATTTCCTCATCGTGACCACGGTATCCAAGTTAACCTAGCGATCTcgagccagagtttaaaaatgtcATGATGCATTGTATGACGACGTCATCAAATGAATCTTGCTGATTACTGCGTCAAGTGTTTCACACAATTGTTGTTGTGACTAATTGCGtattagcaaaaataaataaacacttCTCGAATAAACGGAGCTGGGCGGAAAGGTTGAAGCAGATTGTTCTAGAACGGTTTGTAAAAGGTCCGATTAGATTGTTTATAACTCTCTATGAAGtaagagttgtttttttttttctgcatactACAGATACCCgtgataaacaagaaaaaaagaaagaaataccacGTGACGCGCTCTCTTGCGCGGCCTTGGAcgactaaagtcactggaacgggctTTATGGTGACTTTATGGGCGCCATGATTGCAGTGCCCTCTAGCGCTCCGTGTTAAAACGACCACAAACTTTGGCCGGAAGTGCTGCTGCTTAAAAGCCGACAGGCTAGCCACGATGGTGGTATTTGTGCGATGACGCGCCTCAGCAGAAGCAGTGACAGGAAATATTCCGTCTCCTTATCCCTGTCGTGAACCACCGCAAAAGAAATATAGATTTACGGCGGAACGTTATGAAGCCTGCAAGCATGGCCTGCAAGCGGGAATTTCACAGAGCTGTCTTTTTGTATTTCGGGGGCACCTACCGATGGGAGAAAATACTAGTACTCCAACATAtacaaagttagaaactgtctaatccaATTTTTTTGCGGATCGATCCACCACTTTCTCATTGCAATTTTTTGCGAAGATTCTTACATCAAAAGTTTGTCACTGATCTTGCCTAATGAAGGAATTCGTGATAATAACTGTCggcgtttaacgtccccaaaccaatGTTttcgttatgagagacgccgtagtgcagggctccggaaaattttgaccatctggtgttcgttaacgtgctcctaaaacttaagtacacgggcctccagcaccAACCAATCAGCAGCACAGAAAAATAGCCTGACTTACTTCCGTGCAATTGTCAGAACGGGCATTCGTGCGTCGTCATAGAGTTCGCCAGCTAACTTACCATCATTTCAAATCTTGTTACCAGAAAACGGTTCCACCTAACAGACTAGATATTACTACCAGTTTGATACGTATAGTAGTCAGCAACATAAGAAGCAACATTACAATTACATATTGACGGTCACAGTGGATAAGGCACAGTTGGCAATCGCAAATGTTTGATGACAAtgaatgctcaagcggaaaggcaTCTCTGgcagattaataataataataataatactaatctaataataataataataataataataataataataagcctgtctacgcccactgcaaggaaaaggcctctcccattttccgccaatcaacccggtcttgtgctttctgctgccacgttacacctacactaaattcttaatctcatctacccagtTTAACATGCCCACATTCTTATTAGTCAATTGAAAGTAATCACTGAGTAAATTTGAATTTGGTGATGCACTTCATATTGCTCACTATAGTACATATTAACATATTTGGTATCAGGCACTGATTTAAACTACGACTGCACATACAAACTGCTAGTATGTGCTTTCAATGTTGTGTGTGCTGTCTTAATTCACGTGATCACGCTTCTATCTTCACTTCATATTGAATTCTCTTTCATGTTTCCACTGTAAATACGTATTAATTTCACAGTTTAAGTATCTCAACATTTTTTCCATAAGTTGTCTGAGTAGTTGTGTTACGGGTGGTTAGCGTTATCTATGTCCCGTTTTTGTCTTTTCGTGTAAGTGTGATCAGACCACACATCCAATACTCCCCGCACGAGAGCCTTTTGGGATATTGTAAATACATTAAAAAATCTGACGCTCCCTTACacattcgcctaacacgactccGAGGCGAAAACCATCTCCTTTCTTTTCTGCCCAGTCGATGCGTTgatcctctcccttcccctccgcCGAATGCTTTCGGACCTTACGCGGATTTGCAGGGCCTCCAGTCGGAGGCCttgcacgctttctgcacctccctTCGTTTTTCATTGACTCCGTGATAGGCGGATCCTAAAGCAATTAATGATATAGTGAGgttacgtcatagtgacgtcatgaataTATCATGGTAACGAAAAACAAATTGCAATATCTGAGGTACTAATAGACATATGGTTGCGTCATCGCGTGGCGATTTTTTGCGCTCAGTCGTGTGACGCACAAGCAGCGGGACGACGGTCGGACGCTGACGTTGAATTTTCTCACCTGGTGAGGCACTCGAAGGATTTCGCCTTGATAAACATACGTACATTGTATTCTGTCAGGCTTTGGGCTGCTAGAGATCATAGTTTTCGTTATCCAGTATAGTTTTAAATGTGTCGTGTGGAG
The nucleotide sequence above comes from Rhipicephalus sanguineus isolate Rsan-2018 chromosome 8, BIME_Rsan_1.4, whole genome shotgun sequence. Encoded proteins:
- the LOC119402334 gene encoding mucin-19-like isoform X6, producing the protein MPACPATCERPFGSPCNKPCTAGCDCPPGYVVNPRFPGMCMQISYCHSKCPANSSFQSCVSNCLPKCGQNPPKACDIKCNSKGACVCNKGYAELERDGKKTCVLQKMCPLLMSSKSEHTGGERQPTETPNMPGRVSGQSVVAASPVSTQNISASRGPSVQGARPSGASGAGGLAVAVGTGSTLLLATSGTGGNLITTDTEAGKSELVSTNGTSTLSEPSSGSAGTPGAGGLEVAVGAGGNLLPATSETGGNLPKSATEAGKRELVSTNRTTTLSGPSSGAAGTPGPGELAVTAVAESTLPAATSGKDGSVISPATESGGRELVFDNLTNAHGGLSGGGSETPEVVVDATPTAVPSPALPVPIGSPPRFELPDTRHADLSAATSTAQGATSFLSGSLHTSSPTPIRYSGDSLGYSSWFPQTFSPPNYGLTSFDFNTWATP
- the LOC119402334 gene encoding uncharacterized PE-PGRS family protein PE_PGRS54-like isoform X14 — its product is MTSGTGGNLINTDTEAGKSERVSTNGTSTLSGPSSVSAGTPGAGGLAFAVGAGGTLSPVTSGMGGNLITTDTEAGKSELVSTNGTSTLSEPSSGSAGTPGAGGLEVAVGAGGNLLPATSETGGNLPKSATEAGKRELVSTNRTTTLSGPSSGAAGTPGPGELAVTAVAESTLPAATSGKDGSVISPATESGGRELVFDNLTNAHGGLSGGGSETPEVVVDATPTAVPSPALPVPIGSPPRFELPDTRHADLSAATSTAQGATSFLSGSLHTSSPTPIRYSGDSLGYSSWFPQTFSPPNYGLTSFDFNTWATP
- the LOC119402334 gene encoding mucin-19-like isoform X2 translates to MPACPATCERPFGSPCNKPCTAGCDCPPGYVVNPRFPGMCMQISYCHSKCPANSSFQSCVSNCLPKCGQNPPKACDIKCNSKGACVCNKGYAELERDGKKTCVLQKMCPLLMSSKSEHTGGERQPTETPNMPGRVSGQSVVAASPVSTQNISASRGPSVQGARPSGASGAGGLAVAVGTGSTLLLATSGTGGNLINTDTEAGKSERVSTNGTSTLSGPSSVSAGTPGAGGLAIAVGAGGTLSPVTLGTGGNLITTDTEAGKSELVSTNGTSTLSEPSSGSAGTPGAGGLEVAVGAGGNLLPATSETGGNLPKSATEAGKRELVSTNRTTTLSGPSSGAAGTPGPGELAVTAVAESTLPAATSGKDGSVISPATESGGRELVFDNLTNAHGGLSGGGSETPEVVVDATPTAVPSPALPVPIGSPPRFELPDTRHADLSAATSTAQGATSFLSGSLHTSSPTPIRYSGDSLGYSSWFPQTFSPPNYGLTSFDFNTWATP
- the LOC119402334 gene encoding PE-PGRS family protein PE_PGRS26-like isoform X13 — protein: MTSGTGGNLINTDTEAGKSERVSTNGTSTLSGPSSVSAGTPGAGGLAIAVGAGGTLSPVTLGTGGNLITTDTEAGKSELVSTNGTSTLSEPSSGSAGTPGAGGLEVAVGAGGNLLPATSETGGNLPKSATEAGKRELVSTNRTTTLSGPSSGAAGTPGPGELAVTAVAESTLPAATSGKDGSVISPATESGGRELVFDNLTNAHGGLSGGGSETPEVVVDATPTAVPSPALPVPIGSPPRFELPDTRHADLSAATSTAQGATSFLSGSLHTSSPTPIRYSGDSLGYSSWFPQTFSPPNYGLTSFDFNTWATP